The genomic DNA GAACACCTCCCGAACCAACTGCTCCTGCTCGGCCTGGTGCCGCTTGGCCGACCCCACCGCCGGCGACGAGCCGTGCGGACGAGAGATCCGCCGCAGGCGCTCCCCGTGAGGAACATCCGAGCCGACCGCCAGGTCCAGGTGGTCGATCAGGTTCAGGGCGATGAACGGCCAGGCGCCCTGGTTGGCCGGCTCCTCCTGGGCCCAGAGGTACTTCTCGGCGTTCGGGTACTTGGCGATCTCGGCCTGGACCTCGGCACCGGGCAGCGGGTACAGCCGCTCAAGGCGGATGATCGCCGTGTCCGTCGTGCCGCGCTTGGTGCGCTCGGCCTCCAGGTCGTAGTACAGCTTGCCCGTGACGAAGACGACCTTGCGGACGGCCGCGGGGTCCGTCACCGTCGCGTCGCCGATGACCGGGCGGAACTGACCCGTCGTGAACTCCTCCGCCTTCGACGCGGCGGCCTTGAGGCGCAGCATCGACTTCGGGGTGAAGACCACCAGCGGCTTGTGGTGCGGGTTGTGCACCTGCCACCGCAGGAGGTGGAAGTAGTTCGACGGCAGGGTCGGCATCGCGACCGTCATGTTGTTCTGCGCGCAGAGCTGGAGGAAGCGCTCGACTCGGGCCGAGGAGTGGTCCGGGCCCTGGCCCTCGTAGCCGTGGGGGAGCAGGAGCGTGACGCCGGACGTCTGGCCCCACTTCTGCTCCGCCGCCGAGATGTACTCGTCGACCACGGACTGCGCGCCGTTGACGAAGTCGCCGAACTGCGCCTCCCACATCACGAGCGCGTCGGGGCGGGCCAGCGAGTAGCCGTACTCGAAGCCCATGACCGCGTACTCGGAGAGGAGCGAGTCGTAGACGTTGTAGCGCGCCTGGTCCTCGGCGAGGTACTGGAGCGGGGTGTAGTCCTCGCCCGTCTGACGGTCGATGAGGACCGCGTGACGCTGGCCGAACGTGCCGCGGCGGGAGTCCTGGCCGGAGAGGCGCACCGGGGTGCCCTCAAGGAGCAGGGAGCCGATCGCGAGCGTCTCGCCCATGCCCCAGTCGATCGTCCCGTCCTCGACCATCGTCGCCCGGCGCTGCAACTGGGGCAGCAGGCGCGGGTGGACGTGGAAGTTGTCCGGGATGTTGACCTGGGACTCGGCGATCCGCTTGACGACCTCCGTGGAGATCGCGGTGTTGACCGCCACCGGGAACTCGGCCTGCGGGTCCGCCATCGGGGCGGCACCCGGCTGGGCGGTCGCCTCGCGGACCTCGGTGAAGACCTTCTCCAACTGGCCCTGGTAGTCCTGGAGGGCTTGTTCGGCTTCCTCGAGGGTGATGTCGCCGCGACCGATCAGCGACTCGGTGTACAGCTTGCGCACCGAGCGCTTCTTGTCGATCAGGTCGTACATCAGGGGCTGGGTGAAGGCCGGGTTGTCCGACTCGTTGTGACCGCGGCGGCGGTAGCAGATGAGGTCGATCACCACGTCCTTGTTGAACGCCTGACGGAACTCGAAGGCCAGCCGCGCGACGCGGACCACGGCCTCCGGGTCGTCGCCGTTCACGTGGAAGATCGGGGCCTCGATCATGCGCGCCACGTCCGTCGCGTACATCGACGAGCGCGAGGACTCCGGGGCGGCCGTGAAGCCGACCTGGTTGTTGATGACGATGTGGATCGTGCCGCCGGTGCGGTAGCCGCGCAGTTGCGACATGTTGAGCGTCTCGGCCACCACGCCCTGGCCCGCGAAGGCCGCGTCACCGTGCAGGGCGAGGGGCAGGACCGTGAAGTCCGTACCACCCTTGTTGATGATGTCCTGGCGGGCGCGGACGATGCCCTCGATGATCGGGTCGACCGTCTCCAGGTGGGACGGGTTCGCCGCGAGCGTGACCTTGATCTGCTCGCCGTCCAGGCCGGTGAAGGTGCCCTTGGCGCCCAGGTGGTACTTCACGTCGCCGGAGCCGTGCATCGACTTCGGGTCGAGGTTGCCCTCGAACTCGCGGAAGATCTGGGCGTACG from Streptomyces sp. NBC_01478 includes the following:
- a CDS encoding multifunctional oxoglutarate decarboxylase/oxoglutarate dehydrogenase thiamine pyrophosphate-binding subunit/dihydrolipoyllysine-residue succinyltransferase subunit, whose translation is MSSQSPSNSTISTESDQAAGKNPAAAFGPNEWLVDEIYQQYLQDPNSVDRAWWDFFADYKPGAAAAPTSTSAGTAAAGAAAPTPPVQAAPVAPAPAPAAPAAPAAPAVPAPAPAAAAPAPAPAPVAAPAPVKAAAPAAQPKKAEPATEAPAGPEFVTLRGPAAAVAKNMNASIEVPTATSVRAVPVKLLFDNRIVINNHLKRARGGKISFTHLIGYAMVQAIKAMPSMNYSFAEKDGKPTLVKPEHVNFGLAIDLVKPNGDRQLVVAGIKKAETLNFFEFWQAYEDIVRRARDGKLTMDDFTGVTVSLTNPGGLGTVHSVPRLMPGQSVIMGVGSMDYPAEFQGTSQDTLNKLGISKVMTLTSTYDHRVIQGAASGEFLRIVANLLLGESGFYDEIFEALRIPYEPVRWLKDIDASHDNDVTKAARVFELIHSYRVRGHVMADTDPLEYRQRKHPDLDITEHGLTLWDLEREFAVGGFAGKSLMKLRDILGVLRDSYCRTTGIEFMHIQDPKQRKWIQDRIERSHSKPEREEQLRILRRLNAAEAFETFLQTKYVGQKRFSLEGGESVIPLLDAVIDSAAESRLDEVVIGMAHRGRLNVLANIVGKSYAQIFREFEGNLDPKSMHGSGDVKYHLGAKGTFTGLDGEQIKVTLAANPSHLETVDPIIEGIVRARQDIINKGGTDFTVLPLALHGDAAFAGQGVVAETLNMSQLRGYRTGGTIHIVINNQVGFTAAPESSRSSMYATDVARMIEAPIFHVNGDDPEAVVRVARLAFEFRQAFNKDVVIDLICYRRRGHNESDNPAFTQPLMYDLIDKKRSVRKLYTESLIGRGDITLEEAEQALQDYQGQLEKVFTEVREATAQPGAAPMADPQAEFPVAVNTAISTEVVKRIAESQVNIPDNFHVHPRLLPQLQRRATMVEDGTIDWGMGETLAIGSLLLEGTPVRLSGQDSRRGTFGQRHAVLIDRQTGEDYTPLQYLAEDQARYNVYDSLLSEYAVMGFEYGYSLARPDALVMWEAQFGDFVNGAQSVVDEYISAAEQKWGQTSGVTLLLPHGYEGQGPDHSSARVERFLQLCAQNNMTVAMPTLPSNYFHLLRWQVHNPHHKPLVVFTPKSMLRLKAAASKAEEFTTGQFRPVIGDATVTDPAAVRKVVFVTGKLYYDLEAERTKRGTTDTAIIRLERLYPLPGAEVQAEIAKYPNAEKYLWAQEEPANQGAWPFIALNLIDHLDLAVGSDVPHGERLRRISRPHGSSPAVGSAKRHQAEQEQLVREVFEA